From Quercus robur chromosome 8, dhQueRobu3.1, whole genome shotgun sequence:
AGCTGtctattaaaaaacaaaaaaaaaaaaaacataaaaaaaaacataaaaaaaacatgTCAGTTATTTCTTGCCATGTGAAAATGAATTCAGTTGTcttaatttttcttgatatttgtgcacaatttgtttttttaaaacatgaaattgaaaacatattaactttcaaaatttttttttaaatattatatattttgtgacattctttttttttttagattattcTATAAGTGAAAGTTACCATATATTTTGAGATATAGGGTGTTATATACATCAACTTCCCTTGAGAGAGTATTATCCAAGAAATGAACTggcaaaatattttgttaaacttAATACAAAAATTGTTACTTAATCAAAATAtgagatacttttttttttttttttttttggcattggAAAGTACGACtactaaggctgtgtttgtttcgaGTGAGAAtgaaaattggaaaatatttaACACCCTGATATGTATTTGGGAGCACATGTAAAACTCAGTCAAACTTAAAATCATTTCCTTTTACCGTAAAATTCAAGCACTTCAACTGTAAATCATTTACACATTCCATTTACCTTCAAACCAAGTTTTACGAACTGaaaaacagaaaagagagagagagagagagagagcaacttGGGAAAGTTACTCAGAGATCCACCCAAACCCGAATCCGGTTAGATCGCGCCACCTCATTTCGCTCCACGCGCCGGTAAGTactttatttccttttctttctttcttttctcttttctttcttggctTTTCTTCTCTCCCTGACCAACCTTAGCTCCCCCGTCTTGCTCAAACCCATCTCCAATTAGCATGCCCAGATTGAGCATTGCATGTACCCGATGCACCCAGTTAAACCCACCTCGATTTCAGCATCCCAGCCCACGATCTGTCCTTCTATTGACAATTTGACCTCAAACCCACTACTGAAACCCGAAGGTATACCCTCTccgccatatatatatatatagatattgatatataaatatatttatccTTATTTAtgtatgtaaagttgtgatttacaactattttgtgttggctttaattccgtgtcaaatttgattgtaatttcttcaatcatttttccctgtatgtatgtgggtttttaattgtaagggatgagtgtgagagataaGCTTCAAAGAATGAACAAGTGGTTTTCACGAGTGTCTCGCGAGAAGCTGACCCGCGAAAGAGCCACGTgtagagcacatgactggaagatgaagagttaTGCCAGGCTGGAGGTTTttgcgagtgtctcgcgggtaaggccaaCCCGCGAAAGACTTACGAAACTctctgtttggcaaaaagtgaagttttgctttaccaagtctttacctacactatatatatcatcattacccacaaattggAAGGAgtgttttttagagagaaaaccctagaaaatacactctagagttagagattgttatacccacaatcatctacacatttccttgtggATTTCCTCAGCTCTTACCTCTTCATCTCTACATCTTTGAGAGATTgctagcccaaacacttaccacactcatactgagtgtaaagtgagattttggtgctgtTAGGAAACATTGGAAGGAGCCATTCATTGGAGGATGCAATCGGGCTGTATTGCAGGATCtggaaagttagagaagacaaggctccgagaagtcagttggtagcaggaatttggagggcttaagtacatggggtagacttgGAGGGCCTTTtattattcgtgtactccaactttattctctagtggattaatTTCAACTTGGAAGGTTGCAAAGAGATTTTTTGCAGAATTCTTCGATCTCTtgttcgataacacgtctcggtatTATCttatatttgcatctctctttcctactcttaacatttccttttattgttgataatagatgaatatggcttagggtagtgATATCAGTTATTTGTgctcatttactcttgttctgcacttagtataagttagagtaaaagctaTTTAGCCATAAGTTTATTTGGGGGTCTGAATAAACTCTtgtatttttacacaaattcgagctttcaattgtTATCAAAGTGGGTACACTTATCGGATTTCATCATCCTAGTGTGATTCTAGACCCCAAATAAAATGGATAGATCTCAATCTCTCAATGCTCCTCCATGCTTTAATGAGAGTAactatgctttttggaaagtATGTATGCATGCTTTTCTTTGTGCCATTGATGAGATGGTGTGGGATTTTGTTGAGAATAAGTATGTAAGACCCACTACTGCCAAATCCGAATGGGATAAGGTTGCTTTTGCTTTGGAAAACGCCAATAGCAAAGCAATTAATGTTATTTGTGGTGTTTCTACTGATGAGTTTCATAGGATTTCGCATGCGAAGACCGCCAAAGAGGCGTGGACTATTCTtgagacaacctatgaaggtaccaagaAGGTCAAGGACACCAAGCTTCAAATACTCACTACTCGGTTTGAAGAAGTAAAGATGAGTGATGATAAGTCGTTTGATTCCTTCTATGGGAGACTCAATGAGATAGTGATTGCCAAGCTTAATCTTGGGGAGAAGATTGAAGATGCTAAGGTGGTGAGGAAGATTTTGAGGTCCTTACCCGAAAGCTTCAAGGCTAAGGTCACAGCCATAGAGGAGAGTAAAGATTTGGATGAGATAAAGATTTAAGAACTCATTGGATCTCACCAAACATATGAGCTTGGACTGCCTTCTCACAAATCtagcaaatcccttgctctcAAAACTATAATGAGCGATTGGGTGATTCCTCCGATGAAGATTATGTGGAGAAGGATGTGGTATTTCTTGCAAAGAACTTCCAAAAATTCCTCAAAATGAAGAACAATAGGAACTTGTTTGGCAAAGGAAAGTTCTCATCCTCAAAGAATGACAAGAGGGAGTTCAAGAAGAAGGATGGGAAAGATTTTTCATCCATTCAAGGAATTGTGTGCTATGAATGCAACAGCCATGGACATCTCAAGAAAGAATGTCCAAACTATTTGAGAGGAAAGGGTAAAGTGTTTGCCATTACCCTTAGTGATTCAAAAAGCTCAGATTCTGATGCGGAAGGAGAGTGTGATTGTGAGGGAAACTATTCAGCCTTCATAGCAATCACTACAATTGACTTTAGGGATGATTTGAGCGACTTAGTTGATGAGCTTGGTGTACAATCCGAAGGTcaagaagttgaagagtcagAAGATGAGGATGTGTGTCTCAATAAAGGCGAGAAGAACCTTCAGGAAGTGTATGATGCATTACTTAAAGATTGTGGCAAACATGCCAAAGTTACAAAAAATGTGGTtagaaagatgaagaaaattgaagaagatAATAAATCCACACTCGTGCAACTTAAGGAAGCTAAATGTGAAGTTGAAGAGTTAAAGGAAGAGTTGCTGAATGCGTATTCTAAAATCAAGTTCCTTAAACTTGAAATAATCCAAGAAAATGTCAAAGTGGAGCGCATTTCCATCAAGAAGCTTAATAGTGTGctttcttctaaaaaatctTCAAATGACAAGACCAGTTTAGGCTATACCTGTGGAGGAAGCTTAAGCAACAAATCCAAGAAGGAAGTGAGGTTCGTATCGGCAAAAAATGTAGAGAAATCTAAAGTAGAGAAGCCCAAGACTGAGACCCCTGTTGTTGCAAAGAGAACCATTGGtacaaaaccaaaggaaaaagggaaatcATTGCCCAAAAGTCAAAGGGGATCTTAAGTGAAGCAtttttgtcaccattgtggtgtgcgAAGGCACACAAGACCAAATTGCTTCCAGTTTCAGGCATTCAAGAGGGCTAATTCTTTGGATGGCCAAGACAACTCAAGAAGAATGTCAAAGGGAATTCAAGCTAAAGGAGAAAATTAGGGACAACTTATTGGAGATGTTATGGAAATGTTGAAGAACATTTCATCGTGCCTTGCTAACTTCACCCCGAGGTTTGAGAGTTATGTCGGTTGTACCCCTCCATCTCGCGATCTCACCCAAAACACTCGTAcagtgtgggtgaaaaagggtactcatgcatgatCACTCACTATGCCCATGCATTAATATTTCCAACGTATTAGGGTTATAGtttcatgcatcatgacatGCAATCTTCTTGTGTCATTGCTTCTGTTTTAAGCATGTTTCTTTTAAAAGGTTTTGTTGTTTAccttgtttttgttgatcttactttgtttgttttgtttttgagtgtgttgaaaaattcaaaaacccataaaaggtgaaaaatctcaaaaagtttgatcgtttatgttgtgtatatcacatgtgagtttggcctagtacctccGTACTAATGgcatagtgcatttacgagcttagcttgttatgtatacACATTTTCTAAGTGTGAATGTTATCTAGAAATCTACATttaattgttgtaaatagattttcaagcttgtcatgaatgattggtcagtGGTCTTGCTTGATCTTGATACATGagtagacttgtgcctatatatctcctcacattttttttctttttcaaagagctctacaattttctatctctaaaaagagaaaagagctGAAAAAGTCTTGCTTTAAAAACTAGTTTGACTAAGAAAAGGTGGAGCAaatttgtattaaaatgtatggtGCCAAAGCCAAATGattatttgtcaaaaaattcatcaaaaagttcatggcatcgtttctcaagaatttgattatatttgatcaaaagtatgaaaaatggaaaccaaataataagttttcaatCAATTGTAATCACATTGATGAgtggtcatatatgttcatttctacaaGTGAGATAAGTCACTTGATTttgtactagttgtgtatgacttgattaaattgatcattgaagtttcataCTAGACTATAGACCAGTTTATTCTTGAtccacacacataacacacaagtCTAATGTTCAACGAATACTTATtccatttgtgtgattgtacgtgttcaaatgtgatgtgtataccCAATTGCTTgatgatcaaacccaaaaagatttttaaatattttatatgtttttgaaagtattttttatgcattttgtgcatttagagttttgttttccttttagtCCATTTCATTTTAGATGAAAATCTCTTTTAGAGGCTTTTTCGCGAGTAAGTCGTGAGTAAGAATCCTACCCGCGAAAATGAGGAAGGTAATTTTAGAAAATTCTGAAATTCAGATAGAGACTTTCATGATTGGCTCGTGAGTAAGGGCTACCCACGAAATCTGTCAATGTGCTTCAGTGGCCATTTCGCAAGTAACTTTGCGAGAAGCTTACCCACGAAATGAGTGGTTTTGCAGTTTTTAAAGCCAAACAATGATAGTTTTTCAAACATTCTCATTTTGCCTCCTCCGTGTCTCTCTCAACCCAAAACACACTTTCACTCAAATCTCACCCAAAACTCAAGATCAATCCCTCCTAGGACTCATCTAAGGTAtgtttcaaaactttttcacTATTGATTCCTTAGATTAAGTCCTAGATTCTAGGATTTCTAGGGCTGGGTTAATTTTTCAAAGGGTTgggaaaaacttatttttttgcaaaatctttttattttcttgattgggCTGTGTCCCAttgtgtttgtttgtatttgtgttgGCCCTAATTGGCATTTTAACATGTATCTAGGCAAGATTTcaacatgttcatgcattgttttacaTGTTGGTGGTTTGCATGCACTCtaagtgtttgatgaaatgcccAAATGGCATTTTCTCGTTGTTTTGGACTTTGATAAGTACCAAATTTTGGGGATTACTATGTTTTTACATTCTTAACATGTTTTAAACATTGGtagtgtgttttacacactttgccccaTGAGTGTCTTGTCATGCCTTGTTCATGTATCTCTCATGCACACCACATGCACACTTGACGCACACACTTGATTACTTGACATGTTTTACATTTCACTTATGCTAGAAGAGTCTTGTTACATGTTTAGCATCTAAAACATGATCTTGTGACTTTGTTTACTtgtttttatgttctttttagaacttttgttctttttttttttttttttttactaatttgtatctaatcaagtttgtttccttgtttgtgtttgtctttgtttctttgtgtttgtgtttgttttgcagATCTCATATCAAGAAATTAGCCGCAAAGAAGTCCTCAAAGCGTCCCCGCACCTCCTCGGATTCGTTCCCAAATGATGATGCTGAAATGGCCTTTAATGATCATTACAAAAGGGTCCCAATCATATTAGAGAGGACTATGGACTTAGAGTCCTTAGAGGGCACTTTAATTCTGGATGTCTTCAAAAAAAGGACGTGGAGGAAGTTATTAATGCCAACGGGCAATGTGTATGAAGATGTCATTCGGGAATTTTATGTCAATGCCTTTGTGGAAGGGGATCACATCAACTGCTGACTAAAGGGGAGAGAGTTCTCAATAACTAGGGATTCAATTCAGGATGTTTTGGAGATTCGTCCGACGACTCCTCACACATCTCTACAATATGATGAGAGAAGGGAGAAACTAGAACCCCTTGTGGAAATCCTTGGTGGACAACTCAACAAGAAGACCTTGCACACCATTCTGTTCACCCCGGAGATGCGGACTTTGGCCTACATCATGATCTTTAACCTCTACCCGGTTAGGAACCTGACGAACTTGTCAGCACCGAGGACCATTTTCCTATATGATCTTTTCACTCACATGGAGATCGATATCTACAATCACATCTACCACCTCTTCATCAAATGCATCacaaaaaagaattcaagaCTAACTCTACCTTTTCCAAGCCTTGTCATGTCTCTTATCACAAGGGGCAAGAGTGAAGATTCCTAGTAGACTTCAAGTGATGCAAAGAGAAGATCCAATAAGTGCGCAAACCATGATCCGAAGCAAAACTCATATTCCTGGACCAACTGGAGGCGTCTCTCAAATTCCAAGAGATGAAGCTGTTGAAGAAGGAGGAGACACCAAAGAGGAAATTGAGCATTTTACTTCAGTTCCGGAGGACACTACAGAACCTTTTTCCCAAGCACGTGCAAGAGCTCCCGATCATCTTGATCGTCTACTCGGACGGGTTGAAGAGTTGCATGGAATGCTAGCTTCCCACATCAGCCACTCCACATCTCAAATCACCTACCTTGAAAGACAGATCACTGCCCTCTCATCTCAGATTGATGACATAATGAGAAACTTGAGGCAGGAGCTAGCATCAGATTCAAAGTCCAATACATTTTAGTCTCTTTAGTCATTCCgatcaaaaagggggagtaggtTGAGGGGGAGTATAGCTTGAGGGGGAGTAGCAAAGGAACACTTTTTAGTAcaaattggtttattttggtggtttcTAGTTTACTTTAAGTTTTTATAGCTTTTGGATATTTACAATGCTttcatttaaaactttttttttttagtacaattTTGTATCTTGGTTTTTATAGCCGTTTTGATGCTTATTACTTTCTAATGCTTTTAGCTTTAGTTTCTTTAATGCATCATGcttgttggacatgcaattgattttAGCATTGCTCTTAATTGCATTGCATATCCGGATGATCATTTACTGGATAAATGTTTGTTGTGGTCATTTCTTAATAACTGTTCATGTTTGATTAAATTATGCTTTATAGCTTACAATTCTTTTGATATCTTGATTGCATTTTACTTGTTCCTATACATACCTTGTGTTCTACTTGTTGtgagcttaatgaaagtttgttgtatgtgcaagtgtttcaggatACAAGTGTATACggtgcaagtgcttcacaacttctagaattaggtgtaaGTGAATTTTGCCtatgttcccaaactcacgtttaagtctaaagtctgtttaggggttttgtcacggaatagccaaagggagagattgtaaagttgtgatttacaactattttgtgttggctttaattccatgtcaaatttaattgtaatttcttcaatcatttttccTTGTATGTATGTGGATTTCtaattgtaagggatgagtgtgagagagtgcGAAGACTCAAACTTCAAAGAATGAACAAAtggttttcgcgagtgtctcgtgAGAAGCTGACCTACGAAAGAGCCACATgtagagcacatgactggaagatAAAGAGTCATGTCAGGCTGGaggttttcgcgagtgtctcgcgagTAAGGTCAACCCGTGAAGGACTCACGAAACTCTTTGTTTGGCAAAAAGTGAAGTTTTTCTTTACCAAGTCtttacccatactatatataccctcattacccataaATTGGAAGGAGtgatttttagagagaaaaccctagaaaatatacttgagagttagagattgttatacctacaatcatctacacatttccttgtggttttcctcaactcctacctctccatctctacaTCCTTAGGAGGTTGCTAGTTCAAACACTTACCATACCCATACTGAGTGtgaagtgagattttggtgttgctgggaagtattggaaggagccattcattggcggatgcaatcaggGTAAATTGCGGGATCTGGAAAACTAGAGAAAACAAGGCTCCAagaagtcagttggtagcagaagcttagagggctcaagtacatggggtagactagacttggagggtcttttgttattcatggactccaactttattctctagtgaatcgatttcgacttggagggtcacGGTGAGGTTTTTTGCTgaattcttcggtttcctctttgataacatgtctcggtgttatcttgtgtttgcatctttatgttatcttgtatttgcatctctctttcctacTCTTAAACTTTCCTTTTATTGTTGACaatggatgaatatggcttagggtagtgATATTAGTTATTTGCgctcatttactcttgttctacacttagtataagttagagtaaaagttatctagccgtaattttatttgggggtctgAACAAGCCCGTGTTTTTACTGAAATTCGAGCTTTCAATACATTTatttgtatataaaatatatgtgTATAATGTTATCTAcaataagtgtttgtgaaaGTATATGGCAGCTTATGAATATTTTGGTAAACTAAATTTAGCATTGTTCTTGAATTGGGCTTGTTACAATATTTATGTCAATTTGGATGGTTTAACAACAATTATTGTGGAGACTTTGCTGAGATGATGTTGAATGGGTCTACACTGTCTTGTATTGCaggattttttttggaaaatatcaTCTTCTTGCTTACACATTTGATTGAATGGTATGTCAAATAATTTCCTATGCTAAATATGTTTGTCAGAAGGccaattttggtttttaaattgtttatccTATTGACCACCTAAAGGGTAAGACATACGTTAGTTTTGCTGGTTGTGTGCTTTGGGTGTACGACACATGGGAAGAAGCCCGTGCCCAAGTTCAACAATATTCTGGAGTAGACTACAAGGCTTTTAAGCATAAAATGGATGCAGAAGTTGCTTTTATGAAGTTTTGGCAGATTGATGGTGGGAACGTGCAATAAGGTTCTTCATCCAGTACATATTCTACTCATTCTAGCTCAAGTTCTAGTACTCCTTCAACTGAAGAGAGCTCCTATTGTGCACAGGATATGTTAAATACAATttactaaaatatcaattagaTATCGTAATTGAGCAGCGAAACCATGCAATGAAGATTGCAAAGTTGAATGCAAGAATGCTAAATGCAGTGGCATCTCAAGTCCTACCCGATGATGAGCTCAATAAAATGGAACATCTAAACTTGGGTGAATGACcatgaaagttttgttgaacTCTAATTTTTGTATGTGGGTACCTCTATAATTGTTATGTAAAACTTGGATGTGTATATGTtcatattttttgtgattggaattAATGAATATGCATATATGATGTGTATAGGTATTTTGAGATGCTCAATTGTATTATAGGTatatttttttgacatttttcctgtaaaatgttttacattgGGGGGCCAAAcgcaagaaaatattttctggaaaaCGCTTTTACATGCATGACCAAATACTAAAAGTACTTTTCTGGTGTATTTTCTGAACCCAAACtaacatttgaaaatattttccttttcgtaaaatattttcaatattttacactcggaaaatattttacatgttaccaaacataacttaaattaaattctaataacTGTTGTATCAATTGGGGGGcctaaattattttctaatgcTAAAGATGGTTTTACACATCTCTCAAGGAtgaaatcaataatcaataatgttcttaaaatattattgattcCTGTTAAGAAGTCCCGTAAAAAtgtctattaaaaatattaaatattaaattataagtTGTAATGCATgttattcaaaagaaaaaattagcaTGTCAATGATTCCCCAGCGGATTGAATTAATTCAGTTGTCTTTACTTTTCTTGATATTTGAGCAtgtacaatttaaaaaaaaaatgaaattgaaaatgttaggttctaaagacttaggtttttatgtatttagaactctaatgtgtattgttggcaaaccatgatcaaatcAATATGTTTAGtagtgtttagacttgctcaaagttgtatcgtttatgtaaagttggaatcgagctgatGCAGAAGTTATTATGCATtttggcctggctcgatcgatcgaagtttaggctcgatcgatcgaatctcgggcagaatgcatttttctgcaaatttccaactcagccctagtttgttttaaacgtttagggttttctaatttgttctAAGTATAAAAagtaaaccctagccacgttttagtgttgctcatattgctgtttgtataaatctcttgtgagatctagaagagctttcctttacacaaacttagggttttcaaggaggagatattatttacaccttgatgatcaactcagttgctgccattgaagcttaaagaaacacaagcgggtgtgcttgtatctggtggtgaatccaagaaagaaggagtccgtgaattcggagcttgcacgtggtcatgtcagtaagttctactggtgagGAGCAATAacaagtcgagcgtgggggcttgtaagtcttattgtatgaactttgattctttcaagatagtggattcaggtttaccttgaggatagcgaggttaaatcctccccaggtttttaccggtttggtttctcgggtgatcatatcattatcttatttattttccgctactatacattgatatgatatatttgtgttaacctagatttgttaatttgactaagtaatcacttggctaattacctaggttaatctgattgtgattttaagaggtctaaaaacCAACAGAAAACATATTaactttcaatttaaaaaaaatattatatattttgtgaCAACCCAAAAATGAAAGTTACCATATATTTTGAGATACATGGACTATTATACACCAACTTCCCTTGAGAGAGTATGATCCAACAAATGAAATGGCAAAATATCTTGTTAACattaatacaaaaattataaattaattaaaatatgagatacttttttttttttttttttttggcattggAAAGTGCAACAGCTACTAAATTAGATTCTACTAACTGTTATATCAACTGTTGGGGggcttaaattattttataatattgcTAAAGATAGATTTACATGTCTCTCAAGGATGAAACCAAGAATCAATACtgttcttaaaatattattgattcCTATTAAGAAGTCCCATAAAAACGTCTATTAGAAAtattaaatattcaattatgAGTTGTAATGTAtattaatcaaaagaaaaaacatgtCAATGATTCTCTGTGCCATGAGCTTGAATCAATGATATGTAGGCAGCAACGTGGACTCCACCCCAAGATAACTGATACAAGATTAACTTCGACGGCGCCACCTTTGCCGACGATAACAGTGCAGGATTGGGTGTTGTCATACGAAACAAGGATGGCAGAGTTATGGCATCTTTGTCCCAAAAAATTCCATTGCCAATGTCAGTCATAGAGGTCGAAGTCCTTGCAGCACGGAGAGCTCTTGAACTTGCTGTGGAGCTGGGCGTTAATCACGTCATACTTGAAGGGGACTCTGAAACACTACACAAGACTTTGCTAGAAGATGGCAGAAACTTTTCATCCTATGGACATTTAGTGCAAGACATTGTATATCTCAGTAATTTCCTTCCAGCTTTTAAAACTTCTCTTGTACGTCGCATGAGTAATAAGTTAGCCCACTCTCTAGCGAGGAAGTCAAAGACCCTCAATCATATGCAAATCTGGATGGAAAATGTGCCACCAGATCTATTACCTGTTGTTCAGGCTGACCTTACTAGCCTACCTTAATAATATTCAGTGaagttttttctcaaaaaaaaaaaaaaattgtctttacTTTTgagaacaattaaaaaaaaaaaaaaaggaaattgaaaacatattaactttcaattttaaaaaaatattatatattttgcgaCAACCCAAAAGTGAAAGTTACCATATATTTTAAGATATAGGGAGTGTTATACATCAACCGCCCTTGAGAGAGTATTATCCAAGAAATGAATTGGCAAAATATCTTGTTAACcttaatacaaaaattataaattaattgaaatatgTGGCGCGCATTGGAAAGTGCAACAACTACtaaattagattctaataaCTGTTACATTTGGGgagcttaaatttttttctaatgctAAAGATGGTTTTCCATGTCTCTCAATGATGAAATCAAGAATCAATAATGTCcttaaaatattattgattcCTGTTAAGAAATCCGTAAGAAtgtctattaaaaatattaaatattcaaaagaaaaaataaacatgtCAATGACTCTCTAGCATGTGGATTAAATTCAATTGTCTTTACTTTACTTgagcaaaatttttaataaaaaaattgaaattgaaaacatattaactttcaatttaaaaaatatattatatattttgtgaCAACTCAAAAGTGAAAGTTGACATATATTTTGAGATATAGGGAGTGTTATTCATCAACCACTTTTGAGAGagtattatccaaaaaaatgaaCTAGCAAAATATCAtgctaaaattcaaaattaaaaattcataaaatatttgagacttgttttttttccttggagAGTGCAACAACTactaaattaaattcaaataacttttgTATCAACAGTTTCGGGGGGCTTAAATTATTTTCTCATGCTGAAGATGGTCTTGCATTGCTCTCAAGGATGgaatcaatattttttctttagtaaggctaaagaatgaaaaaataaaataaaaatcactacccaagaataaaaaaatatattgagattaaaaaataaattaatataaaaatccaaattagCATATATTTAGTACTAACAAAAGAAATGATACAAAAGAagtgtttcttaatatatttcaaTGCAATCATCTATTGAAAATgtctagcattttttttttttttttgctgaataaatactttatttataagaaaaaacaaaagatatacAATCCAGGGAGGGCCTATGACCATCTCTAACTAAAGCCTTAGCTAACATCGGCGACAAGTTAGAGATGGGAACTGGCCCACTCCAATTCAAAAGAGCAGTCCATAGGACTTAAAGGTGGGTGGTAACATTGTCATCCctacatataaaagaaaatgatacaCTATCAAAAGATTTGACTAGAAACAAAATATCCTCTAGAACTGATTTAATTCTCCAGGGACAACTGCTTTGTTCTTCAATGGCTCAATGACATTTAGTGCATC
This genomic window contains:
- the LOC126696524 gene encoding uncharacterized protein LOC126696524, which produces MASLSQKIPLPMSVIEVEVLAARRALELAVELGVNHVILEGDSETLHKTLLEDGRNFSSYGHLVQDIVYLSNFLPAFKTSLVRRMSNKLAHSLARKSKTLNHMQIWMENVPPDLLPVVQADLTSLP